The Bacillus sp. Bos-x628 genome segment AAGAGGCATCAAGTATTCTGCAAATGATTGATGAGGCGATTCAGACGCTATATGATCAACTAGAAGCTGAAGTAGAGGCAGGTCATGAAATCAAAAGCAAGATGCCGGAGCTGACTGAAGCGTTCGAAAAGCTCGAACAAGATCATGTGCAAACAAAGGCAGAGACAGCCCTTGTGAAAGAAAGCTATAAGCTGACGGCAGGAGAGCTTGATCAGCAGAAAGCGTTTGATAAACGATTAGAAGAAATTGAAAAGCTCATGAAGCAAATTCGCGAGAAGCTTGATCGTGATCATGTGGCGTATTCGTTATTAATGGACGAAATAGACCAGCTTGCGACTTTTATTGATGAAGCAAAGGAATTGCATGAAGCATTTAAAGAACATCTTCAATCATTACGAAAAGAAGAACTGCAAGCAAGAGAAACGCTTGCTGAACTCAAAACGATGCTGACGGATACAGTGCGTCAGTTGCAAAAAAGTAACATTCCAGGCATACCTGCTGACATAAAGGATCGAGCCCAAAAGGCGCAGGACATGATTCAGCAAGCCCATGAACAGCTTGAGAACCTGCCGCTTAATATGACAGCAGTCAACCAACAATTAAAAGAAGCGTCTGAAACAGTGAGAAGTGTCTATAACGATACACAAGACATGCTGAATAAAGTTGATCAAATTGAACGTATTATTCAATATGGCAATCGTTTCAGAAGTCAAAATCATATTTTATCAGAGCAGTTAAAAGAAGCAGAACGAAGATTTTATGCATACGATTATACAGGTTCATTTGATGTGGCAGCAGCAGCGGTTGAAAAAGCATCACCTGGAGCAGTTGAGAAGCTACTTGCTCAACAGAAAAAAGAATATCAGCATCAATAAAAAAGCTGAAGTCCATTTACCGGACTTCAGCTTTTTAAATGTTATGATGCTTGTTCTTGACGCTGCTCTGGAACAGAAGAAGTGAAAAGAGAAATAATGAATCCAACAACAATTCCGAGTAAAGCAGGAACAATCCAGCCAATGCCAAGATCATATAAAGGTAATAATGTCATAAAGACGTCTTTTACTGGACCAATTGGGATGCTGGCAGCCGCTAAGCCGTCAAATAAGCTCACACAGCCAGTTAAAATTAAAGATATAACATAAACAGGTCTTCTATGACCAACCCATCTATCTGCAAGTGACAGGACAATGATCACAATGGCTAGCGGGTAAATAGCCGTTAGAACTGGCACAGAGAAAGCGATAATATGAGCAAGTCCAAAGTTTGAAATGATAAAACTGAATAATGTCACAAGTGTTATGACCATTTTATAAGAAAGTTTAGGCAATAACTTTGAGAAATACTCTCCGCATGATGTAACAAGACCAATACTAGTTGTTAAACAAGCCACAGTAATAGCGGCACCTAATACAATATTTCCTAGACTGCCGAATAGAAATTGAGAGGACCGAGCCAAAATCTTGCTTCCGTCTCCAATGAATCCAATCGCATGTGTACTAGAAGCGCCTAAATAAGCTAGTGACAGATATACAAATGTTAATCCGCACGCAGCAATAAGCCCAGCTTTGATACAAGCAGAAGCGAGAGCCTTTTTACTTGTCACACCGCGTCCTTTAATGGCATTGATGATGACAACACCAAACACAATAGAAGCAAGAGCATCCATTGTTTTATAGCCCTCTAGAAATCCTTTGAAAAATGAACCATTGCTATATGAGGCGTCTGGTGTGCCAATGACTCCCATTGGCGTTAAAATGGCTTTCACAATGATAACAAAGATAATCATAAATTTAATCGGTGTAAGAATTTTCCCTACACGGTCGACAACCTTTGTTGGATTTAAAGCAAGATAATACGTAATACCAAAGAATACAAGTGTGAATAAAAGAAGCGACAGCCAAGCTGGTACACCAGCTAAAAATGGTAATGCTCCAATCTCATATGATACCGTTCCTGTACGAGGAATGGCAAAAAGAGGTCCAATAGATAAATATAAAATGACTGTAAACACTGTGCCAAAT includes the following:
- the ezrA gene encoding septation ring formation regulator EzrA, producing MELIIGLIVILLALFSVGYFLRKNIYKEIDRLEAWKIEILNRSIVEEISKIKHLKMTGETEQFFERWRSEWDDIVTSHLPKVEELLYDAEEYSDKYRFSKAKQVLTHIQDLLTAADSNIEDILKEIADLVTSEEQNRKDIEKVKEQYQTVRKNLLAYSHLYGTLYDKMEQDLDEAWEGMKQYEEETENGNYMKARKILLEQDRRLDQLQLYINDVPKLIADCKQTVPGQLTKLKDGYKEMTEKGYKLEHIQITKELEKLNKQLSRAEKLLIDELNLEEASSILQMIDEAIQTLYDQLEAEVEAGHEIKSKMPELTEAFEKLEQDHVQTKAETALVKESYKLTAGELDQQKAFDKRLEEIEKLMKQIREKLDRDHVAYSLLMDEIDQLATFIDEAKELHEAFKEHLQSLRKEELQARETLAELKTMLTDTVRQLQKSNIPGIPADIKDRAQKAQDMIQQAHEQLENLPLNMTAVNQQLKEASETVRSVYNDTQDMLNKVDQIERIIQYGNRFRSQNHILSEQLKEAERRFYAYDYTGSFDVAAAAVEKASPGAVEKLLAQQKKEYQHQ
- the brnQ gene encoding branched-chain amino acid transport system II carrier protein, translated to MKATLSTKDTVIIGFMLFALFFGAGNMIYPPELGQYAGQNVWKAMGGFLLTGVGLPLLGIIAIALTGRDAKGLADKAHPTFGTVFTVILYLSIGPLFAIPRTGTVSYEIGALPFLAGVPAWLSLLLFTLVFFGITYYLALNPTKVVDRVGKILTPIKFMIIFVIIVKAILTPMGVIGTPDASYSNGSFFKGFLEGYKTMDALASIVFGVVIINAIKGRGVTSKKALASACIKAGLIAACGLTFVYLSLAYLGASSTHAIGFIGDGSKILARSSQFLFGSLGNIVLGAAITVACLTTSIGLVTSCGEYFSKLLPKLSYKMVITLVTLFSFIISNFGLAHIIAFSVPVLTAIYPLAIVIIVLSLADRWVGHRRPVYVISLILTGCVSLFDGLAAASIPIGPVKDVFMTLLPLYDLGIGWIVPALLGIVVGFIISLFTSSVPEQRQEQAS